From a single Nicotiana tomentosiformis chromosome 2, ASM39032v3, whole genome shotgun sequence genomic region:
- the LOC104099354 gene encoding fe(2+) transport protein 1-like, translated as MASSKNFKLIFIFFILISIFTPQAFSEEDRSCGSETHNTCNNKSKALTLKIIAIVSILVTSMIGVCLPLVTRSISALSPDRSLFVIVKAFAAGIILGTGFMHVLPDSFDMLSSGCLKENPWHKFPFTGFVAMLSAIITLAIDSMATSLYSKKHKNGVTPENGGHDQEMGTINNGHLHSHHHGSLSSKDGDIQGTKLLRYRVIAMVLELGIIVHSVVIGLSLGASNNTCTIKGLVAALCFHQMFEGMGLGGCILQAEYKMLKKAVMAFFFSVTTPFGIALGIALAKTYQENSPRALITVGLLNASSAGLLIYMALVDLLAADFMGDKLQGSIKLQIKAFIAVLLGAGGMSLMAKWA; from the exons ATGGcttcttccaaaaatttcaagcTTATCTTTATCTTTTTCATCCTCATCTCCATTTTCACACCTCAAGCTTTCTCAGAAGAAGATCGCTCATGTGGTTCAGAAACACACAACACATGCAACAACAAATCCAAAGCTTTAACCTTAAAAATCATAGCCATAGTCTCCATTTTAGTAACTAGCATGATCGGAGTATGCTTGCCTCTTGTCACACGTTCAATATCGGCGTTAAGCCCCGACCGGAGCCTCTTTGTTATCGTTAAGGCATTTGCTGCCGGAATTATTCTTGGTACTGGTTTCATGCATGTCTTGCCGGATTCTTTCGACATGTTGTCGTCCGGTTGTCTGAAGGAAAATCCTTGGCATAAGTTCCCTTTCACTGGATTTGTTGCTATGTTATCGGCTATAATTACGTTGGCTATTGACTCTATGGCTACTAGTTTGTATAGCAAGAAGCACAAAAATGGTGTCACTCCTGAAAATGGTGGTCATGATCAAGAAATGGGCACAATAAATAATGGCCATTTGCATTCTCATCACCACGGATCCCTAAGCTCTAAAGATGGAGACATTCAAGGAACAAAACTACTGCGTTACCGAGTCATTGCAATG GTGCTAGAGCTTGGTATCATTGTTCACTCAGTGGTAATAGGGCTTTCTCTAGGAGCTTCAAACAATACTTGTACAATTAAAGGACTCGTTGCTGCCCTTTGCTTTCATCAAATGTTTGAAGGAATGGGCCTTGGCGGTTGCATCCTCcag GCAGAATACAAAATGTTGAAAAAGGCAGTAATGGCATTTTTCTTTTCAGTAACAACCCCATTCGGCATAGCACTTGGAATTGCATTGGCAAAAACTTACCAAGAAAACAGCCCGCGTGCACTAATAACCGTTGGATTGCTGAATGCGTCATCGGCCGGCCTTTTGATTTACATGGCTTTAGTGGATCTTCTAGCTGCAGATTTCATGGGCGACAAATTACAAGGTAGCATCAAACTACAGATCAAAGCTTTTATTGCTGTCCTTCTAGGTGCTGGTGGGATGTCTCTAATGGCCAAATGGGCTTGA